The Streptomyces sp. NBC_01353 genome contains a region encoding:
- a CDS encoding SpoIIE family protein phosphatase, which produces MNETPFSRDSYLPVLEGTAGALLDGRGRISGWTPEAVALLGRSAADVVGLSARALLADPAAWPALVAAYARGARGGETVLRTGEGEHAPVVFQAFDLADMGQVDGTAGVGAGAGCLVLAAPAEEAVSWHQDQAFIRELFLQDRVGLAVFDSELRLLRTNTHLLPYTGVPSDLRGRRLSDFLWPGDAKAVEEKLRQVLATGRPLIRAVEFLRTIEDPGGGVVIAISAFRLQAPDGQALGVTALFTDVTELHRSSERLALLHRATASVGGSLSVRDTGRELAAALVPGLGDLAVVEIAEAVSLGEEPVPDREGRLLLRRTAVAGLSAAGDSPAASDVGLVAVDDGDVPGVGGHPMTMTASLRARGMVLGRVSVGRNSDRGAYETADRDLLREIADRAALALDNARRFTRERRAAVGLQRSMLPPTQMETAAATTSGAYLPADTTRGVGGDWFDVIPLSSARVALVVGDVVGHGLAATATMGRLRTAVRTLADLELEPDELLTHLDDLVAQLLAEPEETDLDEEGEERTDGGDPDDDLDDGWHIGIPSSPTGATCVYAIYDPVSLRCTVASAGHPPPAVADPEGHVSYLPVDPGPPLGVGGLPFEATEVEVAPGSVLALYSDGLIEGRDGDMDAGMNELAGHLTRPGALAGPLRELGRAIVAGRPAYGLGDDVTLLLARTRAVPAEDATSWRIEADPAAVGTVREAATTRLREWGLEELVFTTELVLSELVTNAIRYAGGPIDVRLIRAGRLICEVSDPSATHPRMRRARLTDEGGRGLYLVAQLTTRWGSRYSRRGKTIWAEQEFPPPTD; this is translated from the coding sequence GTGAACGAAACGCCCTTCTCGCGTGACAGCTACCTGCCGGTCCTCGAGGGCACCGCCGGCGCCCTGCTCGACGGCCGGGGGCGGATCAGCGGCTGGACACCGGAGGCCGTGGCACTGCTCGGCCGTTCCGCCGCCGACGTCGTCGGCCTTTCGGCGCGGGCCCTCCTCGCGGACCCCGCGGCCTGGCCCGCGCTCGTGGCGGCCTACGCGCGGGGGGCCCGGGGAGGCGAGACGGTGCTGCGCACGGGCGAGGGCGAGCACGCGCCCGTCGTCTTCCAGGCGTTCGATCTCGCCGACATGGGCCAAGTCGACGGTACGGCGGGCGTGGGAGCGGGAGCGGGATGCCTCGTCCTGGCCGCCCCGGCGGAGGAGGCCGTCAGTTGGCATCAGGACCAGGCGTTCATCAGGGAGCTGTTCCTCCAGGACCGGGTGGGGCTCGCCGTCTTCGACTCGGAGCTACGGCTCCTGCGGACCAACACCCACCTCCTGCCGTACACCGGCGTGCCGTCCGATCTGCGCGGCCGACGCCTGAGCGACTTCCTCTGGCCCGGAGACGCGAAGGCGGTCGAGGAGAAGCTGCGCCAGGTCCTGGCCACGGGCCGGCCGCTGATCCGTGCCGTGGAGTTCCTGCGGACCATCGAGGATCCCGGCGGCGGGGTGGTCATCGCGATCTCGGCGTTCCGCCTGCAGGCACCCGACGGACAGGCCCTGGGGGTCACGGCCCTCTTCACCGATGTGACCGAGCTGCACCGTTCGAGCGAGCGCCTGGCGCTGTTGCACCGTGCCACGGCCAGTGTCGGCGGTTCGCTGTCGGTCAGGGACACGGGCAGAGAGCTGGCCGCCGCGCTGGTACCCGGCCTGGGCGACCTCGCCGTCGTGGAGATCGCGGAGGCGGTGTCCTTGGGCGAGGAGCCGGTGCCGGACCGGGAGGGGCGGCTGCTGCTCCGCCGTACCGCCGTGGCGGGGCTGTCCGCGGCGGGGGACAGCCCCGCCGCCTCGGACGTCGGCCTCGTCGCCGTCGACGACGGTGACGTCCCCGGTGTCGGTGGCCACCCGATGACCATGACTGCCTCGCTGCGCGCCCGGGGGATGGTGCTCGGCCGGGTGTCGGTGGGCCGGAACTCCGACCGTGGCGCGTACGAAACGGCCGACCGGGACCTGCTGCGCGAGATCGCCGACCGTGCGGCCCTCGCTCTCGACAACGCCCGCCGCTTCACCCGCGAGCGCCGCGCGGCCGTCGGCCTCCAGCGCAGCATGCTGCCGCCCACCCAGATGGAGACGGCCGCGGCGACGACGTCGGGCGCGTACCTCCCCGCGGACACCACGAGGGGTGTCGGCGGAGACTGGTTCGACGTGATCCCGCTGTCCTCCGCCCGCGTCGCCCTGGTCGTCGGGGACGTCGTCGGCCACGGCCTCGCGGCCACGGCCACCATGGGCAGGCTGCGCACGGCCGTCCGCACCCTCGCGGATCTCGAACTCGAACCCGACGAGTTGCTCACCCACCTCGACGACCTGGTCGCCCAACTCCTCGCCGAACCCGAGGAGACGGACCTCGACGAGGAGGGCGAGGAAAGGACGGACGGCGGGGACCCCGACGACGACCTCGACGACGGCTGGCACATCGGCATTCCCTCCTCCCCCACCGGCGCGACCTGCGTGTACGCGATCTACGACCCGGTCTCGCTGCGGTGCACGGTGGCGTCCGCCGGCCATCCACCGCCCGCCGTGGCGGACCCGGAAGGCCATGTGTCGTACCTCCCGGTCGACCCTGGCCCCCCGCTGGGCGTCGGCGGCCTCCCGTTCGAGGCGACGGAGGTCGAGGTGGCCCCCGGAAGCGTCCTCGCCCTCTACAGCGACGGCCTGATCGAGGGGCGGGACGGCGACATGGACGCGGGAATGAACGAACTCGCCGGCCATCTGACCCGACCGGGCGCCCTCGCGGGTCCCCTGCGCGAGCTCGGCCGCGCGATCGTCGCGGGCCGCCCCGCCTACGGACTCGGGGACGACGTCACCCTGCTGCTCGCACGCACCCGAGCCGTGCCGGCCGAGGATGCGACTTCGTGGCGGATCGAAGCGGATCCGGCGGCGGTCGGCACGGTACGGGAGGCCGCGACGACGCGGCTGCGCGAATGGGGGCTCGAAGAACTCGTCTTCACCACCGAGTTGGTGCTGAGCGAACTGGTCACCAACGCCATCCGGTACGCCGGGGGCCCGATCGACGTACGACTGATCCGCGCGGGCCGACTGATCTGCGAGGTCTCCGACCCCAGCGCGACCCACCCACGGATGCGCCGTGCCCGGCTGACCGACGAGGGCGGCCGCGGCCTCTACCTGGTGGCCCAACTCACCACCCGCTGGGGCAGCCGCTACAGCCGTCGGGGCAAGACCATCTGGGCGGAACAGGAGTTCCCTCCGCCCACCGACTGA
- a CDS encoding DUF309 domain-containing protein — protein MDNTPRDRDEEGRARSARPRDGLGRPLPYGVEGVPRQPEGVVRTPAQTLREAQRLLDAGMPFHAHEVFEDAWKTGPAGERDLWQGLAQLAVGLTHAARGNGPGGARLLLRGADRISGQPDPYGIDVRGLVRWARELAEHADAVTDAAADAPRLLAE, from the coding sequence GTGGACAACACGCCGAGGGACCGGGACGAGGAGGGGCGGGCGCGCAGCGCGCGGCCGCGGGACGGGCTGGGGCGGCCGTTGCCGTACGGGGTGGAGGGGGTGCCGCGGCAGCCCGAAGGGGTGGTGCGGACGCCCGCGCAGACGCTCCGTGAGGCGCAGCGGCTGCTGGACGCGGGGATGCCGTTCCACGCGCACGAGGTCTTCGAGGACGCGTGGAAGACCGGTCCCGCCGGGGAGCGCGACCTGTGGCAGGGGCTCGCCCAGCTGGCCGTGGGGCTGACCCATGCCGCGCGGGGCAACGGGCCCGGCGGGGCGCGGTTGTTGCTGCGCGGCGCCGACCGGATCTCCGGGCAGCCCGATCCGTACGGCATCGACGTCCGCGGACTCGTGCGGTGGGCCCGGGAGTTGGCGGAGCACGCGGACGCCGTGACCGACGCGGCGGCCGATGCGCCGCGCCTACTGGCCGAGTAG
- a CDS encoding cytochrome P450 — protein sequence MDPTTSAGHELLDALQRDPYPLYARARQTAGLTFVPELDAWLVARDADVREVLLRPADFSSAQALRPDVIPPAAVFGVLARGYGNRPTVVSTDGAAHRRHRAPINSGLSAARVSALAPYAAEVATALVDGFSADGHTELMSSYARLLPGAVIGRLIGFEPQDVPVAVHGGHRAEQLLFRPMAEDEQIAAAEDVVALQRLLDRYARERRAQPRDDLCSAMVAALAPDTGLGPGPRELTDDQRNELVANLQNLLIAGHLTTTALIGTALFHLLHRRDQWELLCARPELIPGAVEEAARFDTAVQGFRRTTTRPVVLAGTELPAGASVFVAYGSANRDEARHEDADVFDITRPATPTRHVSFGHGAHGCPGSQLARTQLRLTLELFVRRFPGLRLAKDQDVEMRPTLIHRSPLELHLTW from the coding sequence GTGGACCCGACCACAAGCGCAGGTCACGAGCTGCTCGACGCGTTGCAGCGCGACCCGTACCCCCTCTACGCACGTGCGCGACAGACCGCAGGTCTGACCTTCGTCCCCGAACTCGACGCCTGGCTGGTCGCCAGGGACGCCGACGTCCGTGAGGTGCTGCTGCGCCCGGCGGACTTCTCCTCCGCCCAGGCGCTGCGGCCCGACGTCATCCCTCCGGCCGCCGTCTTCGGTGTCCTCGCCCGCGGCTACGGCAACCGACCCACCGTCGTCTCCACCGACGGCGCCGCCCACCGCCGCCACCGCGCCCCGATCAACAGTGGCCTCTCCGCGGCGCGCGTCTCGGCCCTCGCGCCGTACGCCGCCGAGGTCGCCACCGCCCTCGTCGACGGCTTCTCCGCCGACGGCCACACCGAGCTGATGTCCTCCTACGCCCGCTTGCTGCCCGGCGCCGTCATCGGCCGGCTCATCGGCTTCGAGCCGCAGGACGTGCCCGTCGCGGTGCACGGAGGACACCGCGCCGAGCAGCTCCTCTTCCGGCCGATGGCCGAGGACGAACAGATCGCGGCAGCCGAGGACGTGGTCGCCCTCCAGCGACTCCTCGACCGCTACGCCCGCGAGCGGCGCGCCCAACCGCGCGACGACCTCTGCTCGGCGATGGTCGCCGCCCTCGCCCCGGACACCGGCCTCGGCCCCGGGCCGCGCGAACTCACGGACGACCAGCGCAACGAACTCGTCGCCAACCTGCAGAACCTCCTCATCGCCGGACACCTCACCACCACGGCCCTGATCGGCACCGCGCTCTTCCATCTGCTGCACCGGCGCGACCAGTGGGAGCTGCTGTGCGCCCGGCCCGAACTCATACCCGGCGCGGTGGAGGAAGCCGCCCGCTTCGACACCGCCGTCCAGGGATTCCGCCGCACCACGACCCGGCCCGTCGTCCTGGCCGGCACCGAACTGCCCGCAGGAGCAAGCGTCTTCGTGGCGTACGGCTCCGCCAACCGCGACGAGGCACGGCACGAGGACGCCGACGTCTTCGACATCACCCGTCCGGCGACACCCACCCGGCACGTGAGCTTCGGTCACGGCGCCCACGGCTGCCCGGGCTCCCAGCTCGCCCGCACCCAACTCCGTCTCACCCTGGAGCTGTTCGTCCGCCGCTTCCCCGGACTGCGGTTGGCGAAGGACCAGGACGTGGAGATGCGGCCGACGCTGATCCATCGCTCGCCCCTGGAGCTGCACCTCACCTGGTGA
- a CDS encoding DUF488 family protein: MPAAAPDVRVRRIYEAPSPDDGVRVLVDRLWPRGLAKTDARIDEWPKALTPSTELRRWYHGPDGEYGEFCRRYEDELGEPAAAEALDRLRTLAAEGTVTLLTAAKDPSVSHTSVLLRALNASRA, translated from the coding sequence ATGCCAGCCGCTGCCCCCGACGTCCGCGTCCGCCGGATCTACGAGGCCCCCTCACCCGACGACGGTGTACGGGTCCTCGTCGACCGGCTCTGGCCGCGCGGCCTCGCAAAGACCGACGCCCGCATCGACGAATGGCCCAAGGCGCTCACCCCCTCCACCGAGCTCCGGCGCTGGTACCACGGCCCGGACGGCGAGTACGGGGAGTTCTGCCGACGGTACGAGGACGAACTCGGCGAACCCGCCGCCGCCGAGGCCCTCGACCGGCTGCGCACCCTCGCCGCCGAGGGCACCGTCACCCTCCTCACCGCCGCGAAGGACCCGTCCGTCAGCCACACTTCCGTACTCCTGCGCGCGCTGAACGCCTCCAGGGCATAG
- a CDS encoding TetR/AcrR family transcriptional regulator: MSTQAATAAARRGKITPERERELYEAVLRLLREGGYDAVTMEGVAARTKCGKATLYRQWGSKPQLVTAALAKQRCVFFSGIDTGSLAGDLREAAHLAATRRDHDAELMEAVSQAYVQYPDLREALRETVISPEVAALDTILKRAVERGEIDADNPAIGFVAPCFLGMLRIERLFEERFADASTMRVFVDSVLLPALRPPGRVEV; this comes from the coding sequence ATGTCCACACAGGCCGCGACCGCCGCCGCCCGCCGCGGAAAGATCACGCCGGAGCGGGAGAGAGAGCTCTACGAGGCCGTTCTCCGCCTGCTCCGGGAGGGCGGCTACGACGCGGTGACCATGGAGGGCGTCGCGGCTCGCACCAAGTGCGGCAAGGCCACCCTCTACCGCCAGTGGGGGAGCAAGCCGCAGCTCGTCACCGCCGCTCTCGCCAAACAGCGCTGCGTCTTCTTCAGCGGCATCGACACCGGATCGCTCGCCGGTGACCTCCGGGAGGCGGCCCACCTGGCCGCGACCCGCCGTGATCACGACGCCGAGCTGATGGAGGCCGTCAGCCAGGCGTACGTCCAGTACCCCGATCTGCGCGAGGCGCTCCGCGAGACCGTCATCAGCCCGGAGGTCGCGGCCCTCGACACGATCCTGAAGCGGGCCGTCGAACGCGGCGAGATCGACGCGGACAACCCGGCGATCGGCTTCGTCGCCCCCTGCTTCCTCGGGATGCTCCGCATCGAGCGGCTCTTCGAGGAGCGCTTCGCCGACGCCTCGACGATGCGTGTCTTCGTCGACTCCGTCCTGCTGCCGGCGCTGCGGCCGCCGGGACGCGTCGAGGTGTGA
- a CDS encoding phosphatase PAP2 family protein, with translation MAAGIRGTRPTEPGPTATPNTPRPPLVRELLLVTALFLVYKFGRLFANGHELRAFHNADRIWNAERAVHLPDEGSVQALLMHGEPLVRAANTYYAAVHFPATIAFLAWLYWRRPAHYLWSRRVLALLTAAALALHLLLPLAPPRMLAATGLVDTARVYGPSVYGASPETDSMANQFAAMPSLHFGWAVMVAIGLIVATRGRWRLLWLLHPLLTLLVIVGTANHYWFDALAAVALLGLALAVVRAPGTGPAAPGPLRSAATPTVLAASATPTVLAASATPTVPVASATPAVPVASATPAVPVARTAPAAPRPVEALR, from the coding sequence ATGGCTGCCGGGATACGCGGGACACGTCCCACAGAACCGGGGCCGACCGCTACCCCGAACACCCCGAGACCTCCGCTGGTGCGCGAGCTGCTGCTCGTCACGGCGCTGTTCCTCGTCTACAAGTTCGGCCGGCTGTTCGCGAACGGCCACGAACTGCGGGCCTTCCACAACGCCGACCGGATATGGAACGCGGAGCGGGCCGTCCATCTCCCCGACGAGGGCTCCGTGCAGGCGCTGCTCATGCACGGAGAGCCGCTCGTCCGGGCCGCGAACACCTACTACGCGGCCGTGCACTTCCCGGCCACGATCGCCTTCCTCGCCTGGCTCTACTGGCGCCGCCCCGCGCACTACCTCTGGTCCCGCCGCGTCCTGGCGCTCCTGACCGCCGCCGCGCTCGCCCTCCATCTGCTGCTGCCGCTGGCGCCGCCCCGGATGCTCGCCGCGACCGGACTCGTCGACACCGCACGGGTCTACGGCCCGTCGGTGTACGGCGCGAGCCCCGAGACGGACTCGATGGCCAACCAGTTCGCCGCGATGCCGTCGCTGCACTTCGGCTGGGCGGTGATGGTCGCGATCGGCCTGATCGTCGCCACGCGCGGCCGGTGGCGCCTGCTGTGGCTGCTCCACCCCCTGCTGACGCTCCTGGTCATCGTCGGCACGGCCAACCACTACTGGTTCGACGCTCTCGCCGCCGTGGCGCTGCTCGGCCTCGCGCTCGCGGTGGTACGGGCGCCGGGCACCGGACCGGCCGCCCCGGGCCCGCTCCGGAGCGCCGCCACACCCACCGTGCTCGCCGCGTCCGCCACACCCACCGTGCTCGCCGCGTCCGCCACGCCCACCGTGCCCGTCGCGTCCGCCACGCCTGCCGTGCCCGTGGCGTCCGCCACGCCTGCCGTGCCCGTGGCCCGCACCGCGCCCGCCGCGCCGCGCCCGGTGGAGGCGCTGCGATGA
- a CDS encoding DMT family transporter: MTAPDGIVLAVLLSLVSAAGYALAAVAQSRLAASAPSDGGGGALRALLARGQWWWSVGLNAAGALAHVAALHYGPLTLVQPLGALTLVAALPLGAYCARRRVTRAEWRGAFWTLAGLVGLISVTGPATPGDALTLREALIVASSTALLIVILARGGRNSAGSRAETSRRGRGLGHATASGIASGVASALTQTLTAALARELPGGATAWWQTTLIAVLLSAFAVGGLLLSQTAYRGGLAAPLAVVNLSNPAAAAVIGVALLGETFRAGVWGWLIAAAASAVAARGVVLLTTGAGAAPTTPSPAPVPTTPSLAPAPTTQASTTVAALVTAPVTSPLSTVAAPAQPLPPLRTDEPATVPAASPAPTPAPLAG, encoded by the coding sequence ATGACCGCCCCCGACGGCATCGTCCTCGCCGTACTCCTGTCCCTGGTCTCCGCGGCCGGGTACGCCCTCGCCGCGGTCGCCCAGTCCCGGCTCGCCGCCTCGGCCCCCTCCGACGGCGGTGGCGGCGCGCTGCGCGCCCTGCTCGCCCGCGGCCAGTGGTGGTGGTCCGTCGGCCTGAACGCCGCCGGCGCGCTGGCCCATGTGGCCGCCCTGCACTACGGCCCGCTGACGCTCGTTCAGCCGCTGGGCGCGCTCACCCTGGTGGCGGCGCTGCCGCTCGGGGCGTACTGCGCCCGGCGACGGGTGACGCGGGCGGAGTGGCGTGGCGCGTTCTGGACACTGGCGGGCCTCGTCGGCCTGATCTCGGTCACGGGCCCCGCGACGCCGGGCGACGCGCTGACCCTGCGCGAGGCACTGATCGTCGCATCGTCGACGGCCCTGTTGATCGTGATCCTCGCCAGGGGAGGACGGAACAGCGCGGGCTCCCGTGCCGAAACGTCACGCCGGGGGCGCGGGCTCGGGCATGCGACGGCCTCCGGGATCGCCTCGGGAGTAGCCTCCGCCTTGACGCAGACGCTGACCGCCGCCCTCGCGCGCGAGCTGCCCGGCGGGGCGACGGCCTGGTGGCAGACCACCCTGATAGCTGTACTGCTCTCCGCCTTCGCCGTCGGCGGCCTGCTGCTCTCGCAGACCGCCTACCGCGGCGGACTCGCCGCGCCGCTGGCCGTCGTGAACCTCTCCAACCCGGCCGCCGCCGCGGTCATCGGCGTGGCGCTGCTCGGCGAGACGTTCCGCGCGGGCGTGTGGGGCTGGCTGATCGCTGCCGCCGCTTCGGCGGTGGCGGCACGCGGCGTGGTGCTGCTGACGACGGGCGCGGGAGCGGCCCCCACGACGCCGTCCCCCGCGCCGGTCCCCACGACGCCGTCCCTCGCGCCCGCCCCCACGACGCAGGCGTCCACCACCGTCGCCGCCCTGGTCACCGCCCCCGTGACGTCGCCCCTGTCCACCGTCGCCGCCCCCGCGCAGCCGCTGCCCCCGCTCCGTACCGACGAGCCCGCGACCGTGCCCGCAGCCTCCCCAGCACCCACCCCCGCGCCTCTCGCGGGCTGA
- a CDS encoding DUF4188 domain-containing protein, giving the protein MAMGSDFKNGLRLVTVPEWNRGGVESRAERRRVRRGRFMAANGEPIAVFLIGARINRWRSVRGWLPVLMAMPAMIKELRADPESGFLGYRMLLGPSFGEVTVVQYWRKAGDIRAYAAESARRHRPAQSAYWRRYFASNGAVGIWHEMYSVRPGAYHALYGDMPPMGVGALFGLEPAVPGEKGGYQPSTEPIFAAQVTEDRPPSGE; this is encoded by the coding sequence ATGGCAATGGGGTCCGACTTCAAGAACGGGCTACGGCTCGTCACCGTGCCCGAGTGGAACCGTGGCGGAGTCGAGAGCCGTGCCGAGCGGCGCCGGGTGCGCCGGGGTCGCTTCATGGCCGCGAACGGCGAGCCGATCGCCGTCTTCCTGATCGGTGCCCGGATCAACCGCTGGCGCTCGGTCCGCGGCTGGCTGCCCGTGTTGATGGCCATGCCCGCCATGATCAAGGAGCTCCGCGCGGACCCGGAGAGCGGGTTCCTCGGCTACCGGATGCTCCTCGGGCCCTCGTTCGGCGAGGTCACCGTCGTCCAGTACTGGCGGAAGGCGGGCGACATCCGCGCGTACGCCGCCGAGTCCGCCCGCCGGCACCGCCCCGCTCAGAGCGCCTACTGGCGGCGCTACTTCGCGAGCAACGGGGCGGTCGGCATCTGGCACGAGATGTACTCGGTCCGGCCCGGCGCGTATCACGCGCTCTACGGAGACATGCCGCCGATGGGGGTCGGCGCGCTCTTCGGGCTGGAACCGGCCGTGCCGGGGGAGAAGGGCGGGTACCAGCCGTCCACCGAACCGATCTTCGCGGCCCAGGTGACGGAGGACCGCCCGCCGTCGGGGGAGTGA
- a CDS encoding MerR family transcriptional regulator, with product MRLSELSDRGGVSVATVKYYLREGLLAPGTPVTARQSDYGEEHLRRLRLIRALLTVGGMTIQQARDVLAVADDPAFGRHERVGIAAYMLGPQISPPDASDPERALWDEVFAEMRDLLTEMGWYVNEEAPALAALTRAVVTLRSLGYRGGVDDIRRYAEVMHPIAAEEYTVMEEYPVLEEAIEAAVAYTMLYEPILLALRRLAHEDVSAHLYGISPPNPPLSSP from the coding sequence TTGCGCCTCTCCGAGCTGAGCGACCGCGGCGGCGTATCCGTGGCCACGGTCAAGTACTACCTGCGCGAAGGGCTCCTGGCCCCGGGCACCCCCGTCACCGCACGGCAGTCCGACTACGGCGAGGAGCATCTGCGCAGACTGCGACTGATCCGGGCACTGCTGACGGTCGGCGGAATGACGATCCAGCAGGCCCGCGACGTCCTCGCCGTCGCGGACGACCCCGCCTTCGGCCGCCATGAACGCGTCGGCATCGCCGCGTACATGCTCGGCCCCCAGATCTCGCCGCCCGACGCCTCCGATCCCGAGCGCGCACTCTGGGACGAGGTCTTCGCCGAGATGCGCGACCTGCTCACCGAGATGGGCTGGTACGTGAACGAGGAGGCACCGGCGCTCGCCGCACTGACCAGGGCGGTCGTGACGCTCCGTTCACTGGGCTACCGGGGCGGCGTCGACGACATCCGGCGGTATGCGGAGGTGATGCACCCGATCGCCGCCGAGGAGTACACGGTGATGGAGGAGTACCCGGTCCTGGAGGAGGCGATCGAGGCGGCCGTCGCGTACACAATGCTCTACGAACCGATTCTGCTGGCCCTGCGCCGACTGGCGCACGAGGACGTCTCGGCGCATCTGTACGGGATTTCCCCGCCGAACCCTCCACTTTCGTCACCTTGA
- a CDS encoding SPFH domain-containing protein — MADITRRAGWRHLRSAPTAHIRHHRRGRLVHDGTGLSFWYRSLSAALSEVPVNDRELAMAFHARTADFQDVSVQSTVTYRIGEPEAAATRLDFSIDPDTGAWRGAPLEQIATLLTETAQQHALDVLARTPLAAALVDGVAAVRDRIADGLAAEPRLPATGIEVVAVRVVAIRPEPEVERALRTPAREQIQQEADRATYERRAVAVERERTIAENELASKIELARQEERLVDQRGTNARREAEESAAADSVRAEAEALRKVRLARAEAEAAREVGEARAAAQAAWLRVHGEVDAATLHALAVTRAAENLPRIEHLTLSPDVLTGLLAKLGGGTSS, encoded by the coding sequence ATGGCCGACATCACCCGCCGGGCCGGCTGGCGCCATCTGCGGTCCGCGCCCACCGCACACATCCGCCACCACCGGCGCGGACGCCTCGTCCACGACGGAACGGGGCTCAGCTTCTGGTACCGCTCGCTGTCCGCCGCGCTCTCCGAAGTGCCGGTGAACGACCGGGAGTTGGCGATGGCGTTCCACGCCAGGACCGCCGACTTCCAGGACGTGAGCGTGCAGTCCACCGTCACGTACCGGATCGGCGAACCGGAAGCCGCCGCCACCCGGCTCGACTTCTCCATCGATCCGGACACGGGCGCGTGGCGGGGCGCGCCGCTGGAGCAGATCGCCACGCTCCTGACCGAGACGGCGCAGCAGCACGCTCTCGACGTCCTGGCCCGCACCCCGCTCGCCGCGGCCCTCGTCGACGGTGTGGCAGCCGTACGGGACCGGATCGCGGACGGGCTCGCGGCGGAGCCGCGGCTGCCGGCCACCGGGATCGAGGTGGTGGCGGTACGGGTGGTGGCGATCCGTCCGGAGCCGGAGGTCGAGCGGGCGCTGCGCACGCCCGCGCGTGAGCAGATCCAGCAGGAGGCCGACCGGGCCACCTACGAGCGCCGGGCCGTGGCGGTCGAACGCGAGCGGACGATCGCCGAGAACGAGCTCGCCAGCAAGATCGAACTCGCCCGGCAGGAGGAGCGGCTCGTCGACCAGCGCGGCACCAACGCACGTCGCGAGGCCGAGGAGAGCGCCGCCGCGGACTCCGTACGGGCGGAGGCGGAGGCGTTGCGGAAGGTCCGGCTCGCGCGGGCCGAGGCGGAGGCGGCGCGCGAGGTCGGCGAGGCGCGGGCCGCGGCGCAGGCGGCCTGGCTCCGGGTGCACGGGGAGGTCGACGCGGCGACGCTGCACGCGCTCGCGGTCACCCGGGCGGCGGAGAACCTGCCCCGGATCGAGCACCTGACGCTCTCGCCCGACGTGCTGACCGGACTCCTGGCGAAGCTCGGCGGCGGGACCTCGTCGTGA
- a CDS encoding GNAT family N-acetyltransferase, with protein sequence MPSPTPDTLHIAPATLQDWELVRTWAAEEGWNPGASDAPAFFAQDPEGFFLGRIDGEPVSAISVVNYSDRYAFLGFYLVRPDLRGFGHGLATWRAALAHAGERTVGLDGVPDQQDNYHRSGFSLAYRTARYVGEPVAAGAPVVGEPVGSGAPAPDVVPAAQVDPAALAAYDSACHPADRPRFLTTWLTTPGHRALARVTDGRLAGYGVVRPAQEEARIGPLFADTPKDAAALLDALSAEARAFGSPRIAIDIPEANPIAARLAEERGLEPTFETARMYTGAVRPVARERVFGVTTLELG encoded by the coding sequence ATGCCCTCCCCCACCCCCGACACGCTCCACATCGCCCCGGCCACTCTTCAGGACTGGGAGCTCGTACGTACCTGGGCGGCGGAAGAGGGATGGAACCCGGGGGCGTCCGACGCCCCGGCGTTCTTCGCGCAGGACCCGGAGGGGTTCTTTCTCGGCCGGATCGACGGGGAGCCCGTCTCCGCCATCTCGGTCGTCAACTACAGCGACCGGTACGCCTTCCTGGGCTTCTACCTCGTCCGTCCCGACCTGCGCGGTTTCGGCCATGGGCTGGCGACCTGGCGCGCCGCGCTCGCGCACGCCGGCGAGCGGACGGTCGGCCTCGACGGGGTGCCGGACCAGCAGGACAACTACCATCGCTCCGGCTTCTCCCTCGCGTACCGCACGGCCCGGTACGTCGGTGAGCCCGTCGCGGCCGGCGCCCCCGTCGTCGGGGAGCCCGTCGGATCCGGCGCCCCCGCGCCGGACGTGGTCCCCGCCGCGCAGGTCGACCCGGCCGCCCTCGCCGCGTACGACAGCGCCTGCCACCCCGCGGACCGACCGCGCTTCCTCACCACGTGGCTGACCACTCCGGGCCATCGCGCGCTCGCCCGGGTCACCGACGGGCGCCTCGCGGGGTACGGAGTGGTGCGGCCGGCCCAGGAGGAGGCGCGCATCGGGCCCCTGTTCGCGGACACCCCCAAGGACGCGGCCGCCCTGCTGGACGCGCTGTCCGCAGAGGCTCGGGCCTTCGGTTCACCACGCATCGCGATCGACATCCCCGAGGCCAACCCCATCGCCGCCCGGCTCGCCGAGGAGCGGGGTCTCGAGCCCACCTTCGAGACGGCACGCATGTACACGGGCGCGGTCCGCCCGGTGGCGCGGGAACGCGTCTTCGGCGTGACGACCCTCGAACTGGGCTAG